From Anopheles arabiensis isolate DONGOLA chromosome 3, AaraD3, whole genome shotgun sequence, a single genomic window includes:
- the LOC120900653 gene encoding uncharacterized protein LOC120900653, whose amino-acid sequence MNYGRKTPSTYRSTPSVYSHITSRSQSNLHSQRSRSMKSVMVPWYQKPLLHNNKYLDIQRGAFIMGLFSIFVAIFTIGTAVFDIYCLALAAPGSSHYGYYIISYEFVYVGNVHVRNALMVAALFSLIGGLVVLVTSIMLVHALRKEYESKIVPWLWSFAIFTLFRLLAFLFFSIVNDLIFAYNILITLIWSVIIVASLYGWLMVYSLYLELADLTKLEDLAHLRMGTMQSLNASVAHSLAGSRPTTPHSTVSTMPVGDTKFI is encoded by the coding sequence ATGAACTACGGACGCAAAACGCCGTCGACGTACCGGTCGACACCGTCGGTATACTCGCACATTACCAGCCGATCGCAATCCAATCTGCACTCGCAGCGATCGCGCTCGATGAAGTCCGTCATGGTGCCCTGGTACCAGAAGCCGCTCCTGCACAATAACAAATATCTGGACATTCAGCGCGGCGCCTTCATCATGGGCCTGTTCTCGATCTTCGTGGCGATCTTCACGATCGGTACGGCCGTGTTTGACATCTACTGCCTTGCGCTGGCAGCGCCGGGCTCGTCCCACTACGGCTACTACATCATCTCGTACGAGTTTGTGTACGTGGGCAATGTGCACGTGCGCAATGCGCTGATGGTGGCCGCCCTGTTCTCGCTGATCGGTGGGCTGGTCGTGCTGGTGACGAGCATCATGCTGGTGCACGCGTTGCGCAAGGAGTACGAATCGAAGATCGTCCCCTGGCTGTGGTCGTTTGCCATCTTTACGCTGTTCCGGCTGCTGGCGTTCCTGTTCTTCTCGATCGTTAACGATCTGATCTTCGCGTACAACATACTGATCACACTGATCTGGAGCGTCATCATCGTGGCGTCCCTGTACGGCTGGCTGATGGTGTACTCGCTCTACCTGGAGTTGGCCGATCTGACGAAGCTGGAAGATCTGGCGCACCTGCGAATGGGTACGATGCAATCGCTGAACGCGTCCGTAGCGCACTCGCTGGCCGGTTCGCGACCAACGACACCGCACAGTACCGTCTCGACCATGCCGGTCGGCGACACGAAGTTCATTTAG